One Podarcis raffonei isolate rPodRaf1 chromosome 18, rPodRaf1.pri, whole genome shotgun sequence genomic window carries:
- the KANK3 gene encoding KN motif and ankyrin repeat domain-containing protein 3: MAQPAHLNQNLPDLGGPFLYRDQEEEEEGGDKASYSLETPYGFLLDLDFLKYVDDIEKGQSFRKLLPQRKSKGAKQAPNSSRGQTSGWTSTESLSSTTSVDRKPAFSPRHRLWGSSSDIKEPVSKQASLPASPSPIIHLLPPPKSLARNTRVEETLQETSKRLEEQQLGLRAGGPSAAIGVPGSLPRIVSPQDHSLTGESLAGSVKLSPSNSGRSTPATAVGPAHLQHVREQMATALKQLKEMEEQVKTIPVLEKEVCRLKEEKEQLLAGLWEKLEMDGGEACVFNFPPKSPNSGAPDEGKEDSRVSPEVENDGEPSKARTSKITELKRLTEKLSGSERARKMSRGAALPSKTGEPTCRSVGVGEEVDMNEVVFYYRCQKPSREAAAGRKAETKDAEVWVMESLLGVSSEAEKEIQLLQQTVQHQREVISMLEGHLQEASDELEELRVEVCSRLPKSLTSKETMARPLTVEASMEAAPSMRSQAVGNHIEMADKAVHCCPQVTSVEVGCSPQSPDLAPVQCEGKAAQIVLEAESKAPREDGRSAPAELDRGTATDASVPEDAKPGKLLECGVTEASLQTESLGADLDLLPQSVTRDQEDVCVQWDSGKNPTGAGALKSIMKKRGSPAKTEAGSGRKSLQFVGFLNGEYESTSSEEEEEEEEEEERSPRKGSPLGFGSDTPSTTDDDDDLPSHVDSSGSDSETPVSGAAQEGHDPEEAEDANISGETPPEVKEKFELSPRLRDACLLVRSHLARDGAAPKSKEVLSSTGLILQEWFRLSSQKASLAREVAEHLMAFAEISPALLTHVVNLSDGNGNTALHYSVSHSNFDIVQLLLDTGICNVNYQNKAGYTALMLTALATVEQEEEMSVVRRLFGMGNVNAKASQAGQTALMLAVSHGRQEMVEALLSCGADINLQDEEGSTALMCACEHGRAGTVRLLLTQPDCDASIVDNEGNDAVSIALEAGHRDIAALISTRLAQSAACSPGQGQEDSQQ, encoded by the exons ATGGCCCAGCCTGCACACCTGAATCAGAATCTCCCAG ATCTTGGGGGACCTTTCTTGTACcgcgaccaggaggaggaggaggagggtggagacAAGGCGTCCTACTCTCTGGAGACCCCCTATGGCTTCCTGCTGGATCTAGACTTCCTCAAGTACGTCGACGATATCGAGAAGGGCCAAAGCTTCCGGAAGCTTCTGCCGCAGCGCAAGTCTAAGGGGGCCAAGCAGGCCCCGAACTCTTCCCGGGGCCAAACCAGCGGCTGGACCTCCACGGAATCTCTTTCGTCGACCACCAGCGTGGATCGGAAACCAGCCTTCTCCCCACGCCACAGGCTGTGGGGTAGTTCCTCCGACATCAAGGAGCCCGTGAGCAAACAGGCCTCGCTCCCCGcgtctccatctcccatcatccatctccttcctcctcccaaaTCGCTGGCGAGGAACACACGTGTGGAAGAAACCTTGCAGGAGACGAGCAAGCGGTTGGAAGAACAGCAGCTGGGTCTGCGGGCAGGGGGACCCTCTGCAGCCATCGGGGTGCCTGGTAGCCTCCCCAGGATTGTGTCTCCTCAAGATCACTCTCTGACGGGGGAAAGCCTTGCAGGCTCCGTCAAGTTAAGCCCCTCCAATTCAGGAAGGAGCACGCCAGCCACTGCCGTCGGTCCTGCCCATCTCCAACATGTTCGTGAGCAGATGGCCACAGCCCTCAAGCAGCTGAAGGAGATGGAGGAACAAGTGAAGACCATCCCCGTTCTAGAAAAGGAGGTTTGCAGgttgaaggaggagaaggagcagctgctGGCCGGGCTCTGGGAGAAGCTGGAGATGGACGGAGGCGAGGCTTGTGTCTTCAACTTCCCCCCCAAGTCTCCAAATTCAGGGGCTCCCGACGAGGGCAAGGAAGACTCTCGGGTCAGTCCCGAGGTTGAAAATGATGGCGAGCCTTCGAAAGCAAGGACAAGTAAAATCACCGAGCTGAAGAGACTGACGGAGAAACTGTCTGGTTCGGAAAGAGCCAGGAAGATGAGCAGAGGAGCAGCTCTGCCTTCCAAAACCGGAGAGCCCACGTGCCGGTCTGTTGGCGTCGGAGAAGAGGTGGACATGAACGAGGTGGTCTTCTACTACCGGTGCCAGAAGCCGAGCCGAGAGGCGGCCGCCGGCCGCAAAGCTGAGACCAAGGACGCAGAGGTGTGGGTCATGGAGTCCTTACTCGGGGTTTCGTCGGAGGCCGAGAAGGAAATCCAGCTGCTTCAGCAGACGGTCCAGCATCAACGAGAGGTCATCTCCATGTTGGAGGGACACCTGCAGGAGGCCAGCGATGAGCTCGAGGAGCTACGGGTGGAAGTTTGCTCAAGGTTGCCAAAGAGTTTGACCAGCAAGGAGACGATGGCCCGGCCGCTGACAGTGGAGGCCAGCATGGAAGCTGCTCCATCCATGCGGTCTCAAGCTGTGGGCAACCACATTGAAATGGCAGACAAGGCCGTCCACTGCTGTCCGCAAGTGACCAGTGTCGAAGTTGGCTGCAGCCCGCAATCTCCAGATCTTGCCCCTGTGCAATGTGAGGGGAAAGCTGCCCAGATTGTTCTGGAGGCGGAAAGCAAAGCCCCAAGGGAGGACGGCAGATCCGCTCCTGCAGAGCTAGACCGCGGTACAGCTACAGACGCGTCTGTACCGGAAGATGCAAAACCCGGAAAgctgctggaatgcggagttactGAAGCATCCCTGCAAACAGAGAGTTTGGGTGCGGATCTGGATTTGCTCCCTCAGTCCGTGACGAGGGACCAGGAGGATGTTTGTGTGCAATGGGATTCCGGAAAAAACCCCACAGGCGCTG GAGCCCTCAAATCCATCATGAAGAAGCGAGGCAGCCCTGCCAAGACGGAGGCAGGTAGTGGGAGGAAAAGCCTCCAGTTTGTGGGATTTCTGAATGGCGA GTACGAGAGCACCTcgagtgaggaggaggaagaggaggaagaggaagaggagaggtccCCCAGGAAGGGCTCCCCGCTTGGCTTCGGCAGTGACACTCCCAGCACCaccgacgacgacgacgacttACCTTCCCATGTGGACAGTAGCGGCAGTGATTCAGAGACTCCTGTTTCGGGGGCCGCCCAGGAGGGCCACGATCCGGAGGAAGCCGAAGATGCAAACATCTCGGGAGAAACTCCCCCGGAAGTGAAGGAGAA GTTTGAGCTGAGTCCTCGGCTGAGGGACGCTTGTCTCCTGGTGAGGAGCCACCTGGCCAGAGATGGCGCCGCTCCGAAGAGCAAAGAGGTG CTTTCCAGCACTGGCCTCATCCTCCAGGAATGGTTCCGCCTGTCCAGCCAAAAGGCCTCTCTGGCCAGAGAGGTGGCCGAGCACCTGATGGCATTTGCCGAAATCTCACCCGCGCTACTGACGCACGTCGTCAACCTCTCCGACGGCAATGGCAACACCGCTCTCCACTACAGTGTCTCGCATTCCAACTTTGACATTGTCCAGCTTCTGCTGGACACAG GGATCTGTAATGTTAACTACCAGAACAAAGCTGGCTACACAGCTCTGATGTTAACTGCCCTAGCAACTGTAGAGCAGGAAGAGGAAATGTCTGTTGTCCGGAGACTTTTCGGCATGGGGAATGTCAATGCCAAAGCTAGCCAG GCTGGCCAGACGGCCCTGATGCTTGCCGTCAGCCATGGCAGGCAGGAGATGGTGGAAGCCCTGCTGTCCTGCGGGGCAGACATCAACCTTCAAGATGAAGAGGGGTCCACGGCACTCATGTGCGCCTGTGAACACGGGCGGGCAGGCACCGTCAGGCTGCTGCTGACTCAGCCGGACTGCGACGCTTCCATCGTGGATAAc GAAGGCAACGACGCTGTTTCCATCGCTCTAGAGGCTGGTCATCGTGACATAGCGGCGTTGATATCTACCCGTCTCGCCCAGTCAGCAGCCTGCTCACCTG GACAGGGACAGGAAGATTCCCAGCAGTGA